In the Thermoplasmata archaeon genome, one interval contains:
- a CDS encoding universal stress protein, which produces MVGNQVAGVKNILIATDGSEGMEGVYKLAFDMAKNLNAKLFAVYVVDISPFAGLPEDDVLVRAKAKLYESGWNLLRELKERAKNVGLEIEASVDEGIPAERIVRIAKKLKIDMIVMGTTGKSGVDKILLGSVAETVIKNAPCPVLAVRKPTI; this is translated from the coding sequence ATGGTTGGGAACCAGGTCGCAGGAGTAAAGAACATTCTGATTGCAACAGACGGTTCTGAGGGAATGGAAGGTGTTTACAAGCTCGCATTTGACATGGCTAAGAACCTGAATGCAAAGCTTTTTGCAGTTTATGTGGTTGACATTTCCCCGTTCGCAGGACTGCCAGAGGACGATGTGCTTGTTCGTGCTAAAGCAAAGCTTTACGAAAGTGGTTGGAACTTGCTGAGAGAGTTAAAAGAGAGGGCAAAGAATGTGGGTCTCGAAATTGAGGCAAGCGTTGATGAGGGTATCCCCGCAGAACGAATTGTAAGAATTGCTAAAAAGTTGAAGATTGACATGATTGTGATGGGAACCACGGGAAAGTCAGGAGTGGACAAAATTCTGCTTGGGAGTGTTGCAGAAACTGTCATAAAAAATGCTCCATGTCCAGTGCTTGCTGTGAGAAAACCTACCATCTAA
- a CDS encoding universal stress protein, producing MVKTVVVPTDGSEDMEQVLSIAVDIARTMEAKIYGIYVVDLTPFIDFPEDEVVQSIKAKLYEEGWNALRTLEKFCKERGNEVEVLIEEGNPAEKIIKIAKKLKADLIVMGTRHSSTDEFLPSFTTTEKLSGEIASIGRALSRKLFGSTAEKVIEGAHCDVLAVPIFKED from the coding sequence ATGGTCAAAACTGTTGTGGTACCCACCGATGGCTCTGAAGACATGGAACAGGTACTTTCCATAGCTGTGGACATTGCTAGAACAATGGAGGCAAAGATTTACGGAATTTATGTGGTTGACCTCACACCATTCATTGACTTCCCAGAGGATGAGGTTGTTCAGAGTATAAAGGCAAAGCTTTATGAGGAAGGGTGGAACGCCCTTAGAACCCTTGAAAAATTCTGCAAAGAAAGGGGCAATGAAGTCGAGGTGCTGATCGAAGAAGGAAATCCAGCTGAAAAAATCATAAAGATTGCGAAAAAACTCAAGGCAGACCTGATAGTCATGGGCACAAGGCATTCCTCAACAGATGAATTTCTGCCCTCCTTCACAACCACTGAAAAACTCAGTGGGGAGATTGCGAGCATTGGAAGAGCATTATCCAGAAAACTGTTTGGAAGCACAGCCGAAAAAGTGATTGAGGGTGCACACTGCGATGTACTCGCTGTGCCAATCTTCAAGGAGGATTAA